The Neobacillus sp. PS3-34 genome has a window encoding:
- a CDS encoding DNA internalization-related competence protein ComEC/Rec2 has product MNGKYLYLAITCLLGILSFVQSPSIFFTIFLLYLSALYFIKQFPLEKLAVFFIIYLIFFIVSFSIINQHGTRISEKQRLFHVKYDSELTIDGDQFQSLVTEKTTGEKLLVRYKIRSEEEKEALKKKAKSPLLCKSLGELKKPYSAHNPNGFEYDRYLERKHIFWIIKLSSSPFENCIPLKPSPLSILKENRLKGIRYLESNFPADTAAVAAALIFGDRGSFDADLLAAYQKIGIIHLLAISGLHVSLSIGMLYYLCIRLGMTKEKMLRLLLVFLPIYAVLTGGSPSVIRSVLMIFIMVAADRWKHKHRFRPIDTLSLAFIGFLLFSPNTIFDAGFQLSFSVSFALILSAPYIIKRYPNNLHRLLATSYISQLSALPFLLYHFFEISLIGILVNLIFIPLYSFVFLPGVYVLFFMQLIFGSVPSLIMIIFTKIIRTSNVFALSAAQYPFVNFVVGRPSIVMAAVLILLCLFVFVFWEKSKKTKMATLILLLPLFFLMVQKEVKKLDPAGEVTAIDVGQGDSILIKLSRNHGTYLIDTGGTAVFGGAEDWRKASSSFEVGKNIVVPFLKGRGISKIDKLILTHGDTDHTGGSYSVIKELKIKEILMPSIAEPNINEKKIEALAAKKGIPVYRASDGDVWGDGKTFFRVLSPTRGFKGEPNTGSIVILAKLGGLNWLFTGDFDVEGERRLLQKYPALKIDVLKVGHHGSKTSTSPELLKKYKPKIAIISVGANNRFGHPNTETLKNLQNNGISIFRTDLQGAITYHFFEEKGTFSTFFPYYITK; this is encoded by the coding sequence ATGAATGGAAAATATCTTTATCTAGCCATCACGTGTTTGTTAGGTATTCTCTCTTTTGTCCAATCTCCTTCAATTTTCTTCACAATTTTTCTCCTGTATCTCTCCGCATTGTATTTCATTAAACAATTTCCACTAGAAAAGTTAGCTGTTTTTTTCATTATTTATCTTATCTTTTTTATCGTTTCTTTTTCGATTATAAATCAGCATGGTACAAGAATTTCCGAAAAACAACGCTTATTTCATGTAAAATATGATTCCGAATTAACGATTGATGGTGATCAATTTCAGTCATTAGTTACTGAGAAAACTACAGGTGAGAAGCTTCTAGTCCGCTATAAAATCCGGTCAGAAGAAGAAAAGGAAGCACTAAAAAAGAAAGCAAAATCCCCCTTGTTATGCAAGTCGTTGGGGGAATTGAAAAAGCCTTATTCAGCACATAATCCAAATGGATTTGAATATGATCGATATTTGGAACGCAAACATATCTTTTGGATTATAAAACTTTCTTCATCTCCCTTTGAAAATTGCATCCCCTTAAAACCATCACCTCTCTCAATCCTAAAAGAAAACCGTTTAAAAGGGATCCGTTATTTGGAATCGAATTTCCCAGCCGATACGGCAGCAGTAGCAGCAGCGCTGATTTTTGGGGACAGAGGTTCATTTGATGCCGATCTTCTTGCGGCTTACCAAAAGATCGGCATTATTCATTTACTTGCCATATCAGGGCTTCATGTTTCTTTGTCCATAGGCATGCTTTATTATCTATGTATCAGACTCGGAATGACTAAGGAAAAAATGCTCCGTTTATTGCTTGTTTTTCTGCCCATTTATGCGGTCCTTACAGGGGGCTCGCCATCCGTAATCCGCTCTGTTCTAATGATATTTATCATGGTGGCTGCGGATAGGTGGAAACATAAACATAGGTTTCGGCCAATCGATACGCTTAGTCTTGCTTTTATAGGATTTCTGCTTTTTAGCCCAAACACAATTTTTGATGCCGGATTTCAACTCTCTTTTTCAGTGAGCTTTGCCCTAATCTTATCGGCGCCCTATATCATTAAACGGTATCCGAATAATCTTCACCGCTTGTTGGCTACCTCTTATATTTCCCAGTTATCGGCGCTGCCTTTCCTGCTTTATCACTTCTTTGAAATTTCCCTTATAGGAATTTTAGTAAATCTCATCTTTATCCCTTTATACTCTTTCGTTTTTTTACCAGGGGTTTACGTGTTATTTTTTATGCAGCTGATTTTCGGAAGTGTACCTAGTCTAATTATGATTATCTTTACTAAAATAATCCGTACCTCCAATGTGTTTGCATTAAGTGCTGCACAGTATCCCTTTGTTAATTTTGTGGTTGGAAGGCCTTCTATTGTAATGGCCGCAGTCCTTATTCTGCTTTGTCTATTTGTATTCGTTTTTTGGGAAAAAAGCAAAAAAACAAAAATGGCTACTCTCATTCTTTTACTGCCGTTATTTTTTTTAATGGTCCAAAAAGAAGTGAAAAAACTAGATCCGGCAGGGGAAGTAACTGCCATCGATGTAGGACAGGGCGATAGTATTTTAATTAAGCTTTCTCGGAATCATGGAACCTACTTAATTGATACAGGCGGAACGGCAGTCTTTGGCGGGGCGGAGGATTGGAGGAAGGCTTCCTCTTCATTTGAAGTTGGAAAAAACATTGTTGTTCCTTTCTTAAAAGGAAGAGGAATCAGCAAAATCGATAAATTGATTTTGACACATGGAGATACAGATCATACAGGTGGAAGCTACTCTGTTATAAAGGAACTGAAAATAAAAGAAATCCTTATGCCTTCAATCGCAGAGCCAAATATAAATGAAAAGAAAATTGAGGCTCTGGCTGCAAAAAAGGGAATTCCCGTTTACAGAGCATCAGACGGTGATGTTTGGGGTGATGGCAAAACTTTCTTCAGGGTTTTGTCTCCGACCAGAGGATTTAAGGGGGAACCTAATACCGGTTCCATAGTAATTCTGGCAAAGCTTGGAGGCCTTAACTGGCTTTTTACAGGGGATTTTGATGTTGAGGGGGAGAGAAGATTACTTCAAAAGTATCCTGCTCTTAAGATTGATGTATTAAAGGTTGGCCATCATGGCAGCAAAACATCTACCTCACCCGAATTATTAAAAAAATACAAACCCAAAATAGCCATCATATCAGTTGGAGCTAACAACCGCTTCGGGCATCCAAATACTGAAACATTAAAAAATCTTCAGAATAACGGTATTTCCATCTTTCGTACAGATCTTCAAGGTGCAATTACATATCATTTTTTTGAGGAGAAAGGAACCTTCTCGACATTCTTTCCATACTATATAACAAAATAA
- a CDS encoding YqzM family protein, with translation MNEFEQNVQSKRNDAIDSGVGFGVSFGFFALMFIIATVIKLIGS, from the coding sequence ATGAACGAATTTGAACAAAACGTTCAGAGTAAGCGTAATGACGCTATTGATTCAGGTGTAGGCTTTGGCGTTTCATTCGGCTTTTTTGCTCTAATGTTTATTATTGCAACTGTAATCAAATTAATCGGATCCTAA
- the holA gene encoding DNA polymerase III subunit delta, which produces MVMDIWKQIKHKQIAPIYLVYGTEAFLINETKQLLLNQILEEDEKDFNLSVYDLEETPIEVALEDAETLPFLGEKKLIFLHNPVFLTAEKTKEKVEHNIARLERYMNEPAPYSVIVFSAPYEKLDERKKITKELKRTAVTVEAKKLNEYELKNWVKDRAKMNGIEIDPNAIDLMLSMAGTNMFMLTSEVDKLALYAQGQQKIDVSLVEKLVSRSLEQNIFALVEKVVQRKMDEALRIYYDLLKQNEEPIKILALLAGQFRLIYQVKELSRRGYGQQQMAGYLKVHPFRVKLAAGQAPKFTDEELASLMGILAEADYQMKTGGMNKSLLVEMFLFQLNVKK; this is translated from the coding sequence ATGGTTATGGACATTTGGAAACAAATCAAGCACAAGCAAATAGCTCCCATATATTTAGTATATGGAACTGAGGCTTTTTTAATAAATGAGACGAAACAGCTTCTTCTTAATCAAATTTTAGAGGAAGACGAAAAAGATTTTAATTTATCTGTATATGATCTGGAAGAAACCCCCATTGAAGTGGCCTTGGAGGATGCGGAAACCCTTCCATTTCTGGGTGAAAAAAAACTTATTTTTTTACATAACCCTGTATTCCTGACAGCTGAGAAGACAAAAGAGAAGGTTGAGCATAATATTGCCCGTTTAGAACGGTATATGAATGAACCGGCGCCATACTCTGTCATCGTTTTTTCAGCACCTTATGAAAAGCTTGATGAACGAAAAAAAATAACAAAAGAACTTAAAAGAACGGCGGTTACGGTTGAAGCAAAAAAATTAAATGAATACGAGCTAAAGAATTGGGTTAAAGACAGAGCGAAAATGAATGGCATTGAAATTGATCCGAATGCGATTGACCTTATGCTTTCTATGGCTGGAACTAACATGTTTATGCTAACGAGTGAGGTTGATAAATTAGCTCTATATGCACAAGGTCAGCAGAAAATTGATGTTAGTCTTGTTGAAAAACTGGTTTCCCGTTCACTAGAACAAAATATTTTTGCATTGGTAGAAAAAGTGGTCCAGCGAAAAATGGATGAGGCTCTTCGTATTTATTATGACCTTTTAAAGCAAAATGAAGAGCCCATAAAGATTCTTGCGCTTCTAGCAGGGCAATTTCGGCTGATATACCAAGTGAAGGAGCTATCAAGAAGGGGATATGGACAGCAGCAGATGGCTGGATATCTTAAGGTGCATCCTTTCCGGGTCAAGCTTGCCGCCGGACAGGCACCCAAATTTACGGATGAAGAATTGGCCTCTTTAATGGGAATTCTTGCTGAAGCGGATTACCAGATGAAAACCGGGGGAATGAACAAATCGCTTTTGGTGGAGATGTTTTTATTTCAGTTAAATGTAAAAAAATAA
- the rpsT gene encoding 30S ribosomal protein S20 gives MPNIKSAIKRVKTSEARNAQNTTVKSSMRTAVKKAEAAVATSDSAVAKEAFVEAARKLDKASAKAQSTKTLLLARSHVLLRKSTRFNFKISGVLALDKKTIPIRRNRFFIYLFFYI, from the coding sequence ATGCCAAACATTAAATCTGCTATTAAGCGTGTTAAAACAAGCGAAGCTCGTAATGCTCAAAATACAACTGTTAAGTCTTCTATGCGTACTGCTGTGAAGAAAGCTGAAGCTGCGGTTGCAACTAGCGACAGCGCTGTTGCTAAAGAAGCATTTGTTGAAGCTGCTAGAAAATTAGACAAAGCTTCTGCAAAGGCGCAGTCCACAAAAACGCTGTTGCTCGCAAGAAGTCACGTCTTGCTAAGAAAATCAACGCGCTTTAATTTTAAAATCTCCGGTGTTTTGGCACTGGACAAAAAAACGATTCCCATCAGAAGGAATCGTTTTTTTATTTATTTATTTTTTTACATTTAA
- the spoIIP gene encoding stage II sporulation protein P: MKNSRASGTFITVQGTSIIKLFIFSLLFMFIVFSVSGLLTSIKPEYRLASASVNEAAHNVNGELLYQLMGWENHYFLKSEKDLTSGPKLANLVFKLSSNINLNDPRSLLGRELPGFYQFDGKIIVAGEGTNYTNMPMESAPPIEIMKQEREASLQNLESLDQPKDEGTTPPPSPSQTTGGRKVIYLYFTHNRESYLPYLKGVTNPNLAYHSQINVTRIGDKLKESLESRGIGTEVNKTDVMGNLVKKGLKMPSAYQESRPVVASAMASNRDLHYFIDIHRDSRRRDDTTVTINGKSYAKLSFIIGGKNPNYEKNEKLATDLHNLLQKKYKGLSWGVIEKKGAGENGKYNQDLNGSTILIEFGGVDNTFDELNRSADALADVFSEYYWQAEKVNSTVPAQGS, translated from the coding sequence ATGAAAAACTCTAGAGCTTCTGGAACGTTTATTACAGTTCAGGGGACCAGCATAATAAAACTATTCATTTTTTCTTTACTGTTTATGTTTATTGTTTTTTCTGTTAGCGGTTTATTAACATCTATAAAACCGGAATATCGTCTGGCCTCTGCTTCTGTCAACGAGGCAGCCCACAATGTGAATGGGGAGCTGTTATATCAGCTTATGGGCTGGGAGAACCATTATTTTTTAAAGTCTGAAAAAGATTTAACTTCCGGACCAAAGTTAGCAAACCTTGTATTTAAGCTTTCATCCAATATTAATTTAAATGACCCACGAAGTCTCCTGGGCAGGGAGCTTCCCGGTTTTTATCAGTTTGATGGGAAAATTATTGTTGCTGGCGAAGGGACAAACTATACAAATATGCCAATGGAATCTGCGCCACCAATAGAAATCATGAAGCAGGAACGGGAAGCCTCCCTCCAAAATCTTGAAAGCCTTGACCAGCCAAAAGATGAGGGAACCACTCCTCCGCCTTCTCCATCCCAAACGACTGGCGGGCGAAAGGTTATATACCTATACTTCACCCATAATCGAGAATCTTACCTGCCTTATTTAAAGGGTGTAACAAATCCAAATCTCGCCTATCACTCCCAAATTAATGTGACGAGGATAGGGGATAAGCTTAAGGAAAGCCTTGAAAGCCGAGGGATAGGAACTGAGGTTAATAAAACAGACGTTATGGGAAACCTGGTCAAAAAGGGATTGAAAATGCCTAGCGCCTATCAGGAATCGCGTCCAGTTGTTGCTTCCGCTATGGCATCAAACCGTGATTTACATTATTTTATCGACATCCACAGGGATTCGCGTCGACGGGACGATACAACTGTCACGATTAATGGTAAGTCTTATGCAAAATTATCATTTATCATTGGCGGTAAAAATCCCAACTATGAGAAAAATGAAAAGCTCGCAACCGATTTGCATAATCTTCTTCAAAAAAAATATAAAGGACTTAGCTGGGGGGTTATTGAAAAGAAGGGTGCAGGAGAAAATGGGAAATACAATCAAGACTTGAATGGCAGTACCATTCTGATTGAATTTGGCGGTGTGGATAACACCTTTGATGAGTTGAATCGCTCAGCTGATGCCCTGGCCGATGTTTTTAGTGAATATTACTGGCAGGCAGAAAAGGTCAATTCGACAGTTCCAGCACAAGGAAGCTAA
- a CDS encoding DUF3679 domain-containing protein, with translation MKIFMLKSTLIAVLMFISVLAGMQMASGGIHKMKGYHDPEFQKAVSIGNKGSGVNASIMGQNISAHNLEEKQRKLEEMKSFNLFSSTGKKVSEGISNASRKLINYLTGE, from the coding sequence ATGAAAATTTTTATGCTTAAAAGTACCTTGATTGCAGTGTTGATGTTTATTTCCGTTTTAGCGGGAATGCAAATGGCAAGCGGGGGAATCCATAAAATGAAGGGCTATCATGATCCCGAATTTCAAAAGGCGGTTTCCATTGGAAACAAAGGAAGCGGGGTTAATGCATCAATTATGGGGCAAAATATTTCTGCGCATAATCTGGAAGAGAAGCAGAGGAAACTGGAAGAAATGAAGTCCTTCAATCTTTTTTCATCAACAGGTAAAAAAGTATCAGAGGGAATATCAAATGCTTCAAGGAAGCTGATAAACTATTTAACCGGGGAGTAA
- the lepA gene encoding translation elongation factor 4, translating to MNREEKLNRQSKIRNFSIIAHIDHGKSTLADRILEKTNALTSREMKAQLLDSMDLERERGITIKLNAVQLRYKAKDGEEYILHLIDTPGHVDFTYEVSRSLAACEGAVLVVDAAQGIEAQTFANVYLALDNNLEILPVINKIDLPSADPERVRNEIEEVIGLDASEAVLASAKAGIGIEEILEQVVATVPAPTGDPEGPLKALIFDSLYDAYRGVVAYIRVVEGSVKAGDKIKMMASGKEFEVIEVGVFTPKTTLCDELTVGDVGFLTAAIKNVGDTTVGDTITSAKNGATEALPGYRKLNPMVYCGLYPIDTAKFNDLRDALEKLQLNDAALQFEPETSQALGFGFRCGFLGLLHMEIIQERIEREFKIDLITTAPSVIYHVIMTNGTEISVDNPSNLPDPQKIERVEEPYVKATMMAPNDYVGAIMELCQQKRGIFGDMQYLDQNRVSIVYELPLAEIVYDFFDQLKSGTKGYASFDYELIGYKPSKLVKMDILLNSEKVDALSFIVHNDFAYERGKVIVEKLKELIPRQQFEVPVQAAVGQKIIARSTIKSMGKNVLAKCYGGDISRKRKLLEKQKEGKKRMKQVGSVEVPQEAFMAVLKMDDNNPKK from the coding sequence ATGAACAGAGAAGAGAAGCTAAACAGACAATCAAAAATCAGAAATTTTTCCATTATTGCCCATATCGACCATGGCAAATCCACCCTTGCGGACAGGATATTAGAAAAAACCAATGCTTTAACATCCAGGGAAATGAAAGCCCAGCTATTGGATTCCATGGATCTGGAACGGGAACGGGGCATTACAATTAAATTAAATGCTGTCCAGTTGAGATATAAAGCTAAAGATGGAGAAGAATATATCTTACATCTAATTGATACACCGGGACACGTCGATTTTACGTACGAAGTGTCGCGAAGCCTTGCTGCATGTGAGGGAGCAGTCCTAGTTGTTGACGCTGCACAGGGAATTGAAGCGCAGACGTTCGCCAATGTGTATCTGGCCTTGGATAATAACTTGGAAATCTTACCGGTCATCAATAAAATTGATCTTCCTAGTGCCGACCCGGAAAGAGTCCGCAATGAAATTGAAGAAGTAATTGGCCTCGATGCTTCAGAAGCAGTACTTGCCTCAGCAAAAGCGGGAATTGGTATTGAAGAAATTCTGGAGCAGGTCGTAGCCACTGTGCCTGCACCTACAGGCGATCCTGAAGGGCCTTTGAAAGCGTTGATTTTCGATTCTTTATACGATGCTTATCGAGGAGTAGTAGCCTATATCCGTGTAGTCGAAGGTTCTGTAAAAGCCGGCGACAAAATTAAGATGATGGCTAGTGGAAAAGAGTTTGAAGTAATTGAAGTTGGAGTATTCACGCCTAAAACTACTTTATGCGATGAATTGACGGTAGGAGATGTCGGATTCCTTACAGCGGCGATAAAAAATGTTGGTGATACGACTGTCGGTGATACCATTACGAGTGCTAAAAATGGCGCAACCGAAGCGTTACCAGGCTACCGTAAACTGAATCCAATGGTATATTGTGGACTTTATCCAATCGATACAGCGAAGTTTAATGACTTGCGTGATGCGCTAGAAAAATTGCAGTTGAATGATGCTGCTTTACAGTTTGAACCAGAAACATCCCAGGCTTTGGGATTTGGATTCCGATGTGGATTTCTAGGGCTCCTTCACATGGAAATTATCCAGGAGCGGATTGAACGCGAATTTAAAATCGATTTAATTACCACTGCTCCAAGTGTTATCTATCATGTAATTATGACTAACGGCACAGAAATTAGTGTTGATAATCCATCCAATTTACCTGATCCTCAGAAAATTGAACGGGTTGAAGAGCCATACGTCAAAGCAACGATGATGGCGCCTAATGATTATGTAGGAGCGATCATGGAACTCTGTCAGCAAAAACGAGGAATCTTTGGTGATATGCAGTATCTTGATCAAAATCGTGTCAGCATCGTTTATGAATTGCCGCTGGCGGAAATTGTCTACGATTTCTTCGATCAATTAAAATCAGGCACAAAAGGATATGCTTCTTTTGATTATGAGTTAATTGGGTACAAGCCTTCCAAACTTGTCAAGATGGATATCTTGTTAAATTCGGAAAAAGTAGATGCCTTAAGCTTTATTGTTCACAATGATTTTGCCTACGAGCGTGGGAAGGTTATCGTAGAAAAGCTGAAAGAATTAATTCCAAGACAGCAGTTTGAGGTTCCAGTTCAAGCAGCAGTTGGCCAAAAAATCATTGCTCGTTCAACTATCAAATCTATGGGCAAAAACGTTTTGGCTAAATGTTATGGTGGAGATATTTCCCGTAAACGTAAGCTGTTAGAAAAACAAAAAGAAGGTAAAAAACGGATGAAACAGGTAGGATCCGTTGAAGTGCCTCAGGAAGCCTTCATGGCCGTATTGAAAATGGATGACAACAATCCAAAGAAATAA
- the hemW gene encoding radical SAM family heme chaperone HemW, whose product MIQSAYIHIPFCEHICHYCDFNKVFLKGQPVDEYVQALDKEMEMSVKKYPVRSLKTIFVGGGTPTSLNEQQLFRLCESINNRLPADSDFEFTFEANPGDLSLEKLKILKESGVNRLSLGVQTFNDELLKRIGRVHRAKDVFETVEKAKTAGFENISIDLIYSLPGKTIADFQESLKEAFTLDISHYSGYSLIIEPKTVFYNLMRKGKLMTPGEDAEAAMYELLMEEMDKNGFRQYEISNFSKPGFESRHNLTYWNNEEYFGFGAGAHSYTDGWRRSNAGPLKKYLEHIEKGSLPVFEEHKVTLAEKMEEEMFLGLRKTKGVSIDVFSHKFGKDPMELFGKEIDGLIKKSLLNVSNGYIFLTKRGRLLGNEVFQSFLGV is encoded by the coding sequence ATGATCCAATCTGCATATATCCATATACCGTTCTGTGAGCATATTTGCCATTACTGCGACTTTAATAAGGTTTTCTTGAAGGGGCAGCCTGTTGATGAGTATGTACAAGCCCTCGACAAAGAAATGGAGATGTCTGTAAAAAAGTACCCTGTAAGATCTCTTAAAACTATTTTCGTCGGCGGAGGAACGCCTACCTCTTTGAATGAACAACAATTATTCCGATTATGCGAGAGCATTAATAACCGTTTGCCAGCAGATTCTGATTTCGAATTCACATTTGAAGCCAATCCAGGGGATTTATCATTGGAAAAATTGAAGATTCTTAAGGAGTCTGGAGTTAACCGTCTAAGCCTGGGTGTTCAGACGTTTAATGATGAGTTATTAAAAAGAATTGGACGGGTTCATAGGGCGAAGGATGTTTTTGAAACAGTAGAAAAAGCAAAAACAGCAGGTTTTGAAAACATTAGCATTGATCTTATATACAGCCTACCAGGCAAAACAATAGCCGATTTCCAGGAATCGCTGAAAGAAGCTTTTACTTTAGATATCTCTCATTACTCGGGGTATTCTCTAATTATTGAGCCGAAGACGGTTTTTTATAATTTAATGAGAAAAGGCAAGCTTATGACGCCAGGAGAAGATGCGGAAGCAGCCATGTATGAACTGCTGATGGAGGAAATGGACAAAAACGGTTTCCGTCAATATGAAATAAGTAATTTTTCTAAGCCGGGTTTCGAGAGCCGTCATAACCTTACTTATTGGAACAATGAAGAATACTTTGGGTTTGGCGCTGGGGCGCACAGCTACACGGACGGATGGAGAAGGTCCAATGCGGGTCCATTAAAGAAGTATTTGGAGCATATTGAAAAAGGAAGCCTTCCTGTCTTTGAGGAACATAAAGTCACATTGGCGGAAAAAATGGAAGAGGAAATGTTTTTGGGGCTTCGAAAAACAAAGGGAGTTTCTATTGATGTTTTTAGCCATAAATTCGGAAAAGACCCAATGGAGCTTTTCGGGAAAGAGATAGACGGTTTGATTAAAAAAAGTCTCCTAAATGTTTCTAATGGATATATATTTTTAACAAAAAGAGGGCGGCTTCTGGGAAATGAAGTGTTTCAGTCATTTTTAGGTGTGTAA
- the dnaK gene encoding molecular chaperone DnaK, translating into MSKIIGIDLGTTNSCVSVLEGGEPKVIPNPEGNRTTPSVVAFKNGERQVGEVAKRQAITNPNTIMSIKRHMGTAFKVEAEGKEYTPQEISAIILQYLKGFAEDYLGEPVTKAVITVPAYFNDAERQATKDAGKIAGLEVERIINEPTAAALAYGLDKMEEDQTILVYDLGGGTFDVSILELGDGVFEVKATAGDNRLGGDDFDQVIIDHLVEQFKKDNGIDLSKDKMALQRLKDAAEKAKKDLSGVTSTQISLPFITAGEAGPLHLEVTMSRAKFDELSAGLVERTMGPTRQALSDAGLSPSEIDKVILVGGSTRIPAVQEAIKKATGKEPHRGVNPDEVVAMGAAIQGGVISGDVKDVVLLDVTPLSLGIETMGSVFTKLIDRNTTIPTSKSQIFSTAADSQTAVDIHVLQGERPMASDNKTLGHFQLSDIPPAPRGIPQIEVTFDIDKNGIVNVRAKDLGTNKEQQITIKSSTGLSDDEIQKMVREAEENAESDKKRKEEVELRNEADQLVFTTEKTLKDLEGKVDEAEVAKANTAKDELKAAIEKNELEEIRTKKDALQEIVQNLTVKLYEEAAKQAQAQQGAQGQDGSGKDDNVVDAEFEEVKDDK; encoded by the coding sequence ATGAGCAAAATCATTGGTATTGACCTTGGTACTACAAACTCATGTGTATCCGTTCTTGAAGGCGGAGAACCAAAGGTAATTCCGAATCCGGAAGGAAACCGTACGACTCCTTCTGTCGTAGCATTTAAAAATGGAGAGCGCCAGGTTGGGGAAGTGGCTAAGCGCCAGGCGATTACTAATCCAAACACCATCATGTCCATTAAACGACACATGGGAACAGCTTTTAAAGTAGAAGCAGAAGGCAAGGAATACACTCCACAGGAAATTTCCGCCATCATTCTTCAATACCTAAAAGGCTTTGCAGAAGATTATTTAGGAGAACCGGTAACGAAGGCAGTTATCACTGTTCCTGCTTATTTCAATGACGCAGAACGCCAGGCAACTAAAGATGCTGGTAAAATTGCTGGTCTTGAAGTCGAACGTATCATCAACGAACCAACGGCAGCAGCACTTGCATATGGCCTTGATAAGATGGAAGAAGATCAAACGATTCTTGTTTATGACCTTGGAGGAGGAACATTTGACGTTTCTATCCTAGAACTTGGTGATGGCGTATTCGAAGTAAAAGCAACAGCAGGTGACAACCGTCTTGGCGGTGACGATTTTGATCAGGTTATCATTGACCATTTAGTAGAGCAATTTAAAAAAGATAACGGTATTGACCTTTCAAAGGACAAAATGGCGTTACAACGATTAAAGGATGCTGCTGAAAAAGCTAAAAAGGATCTTTCAGGCGTTACTTCTACACAGATTTCTTTACCATTTATTACTGCTGGTGAAGCAGGACCGCTTCATTTGGAAGTTACTATGTCTCGTGCAAAATTTGACGAGCTGTCTGCAGGCCTTGTTGAACGCACTATGGGTCCAACTCGCCAGGCATTAAGTGATGCAGGCCTATCTCCTTCCGAAATTGACAAAGTAATTCTTGTTGGCGGATCGACACGTATTCCGGCTGTTCAGGAAGCAATCAAAAAAGCAACAGGCAAAGAGCCGCACAGAGGCGTTAACCCGGATGAAGTAGTAGCAATGGGTGCTGCTATCCAGGGTGGTGTTATTTCTGGAGATGTTAAGGACGTGGTATTATTAGACGTAACACCTCTTTCACTTGGTATCGAGACAATGGGCTCTGTATTTACAAAGTTAATCGACCGTAATACAACAATCCCGACATCCAAATCACAAATATTCTCTACTGCAGCAGACAGCCAGACAGCTGTTGATATTCATGTCCTTCAGGGTGAGCGCCCAATGGCTTCTGACAATAAGACGCTAGGCCACTTCCAATTATCGGATATCCCGCCAGCACCAAGGGGAATTCCGCAAATTGAAGTAACTTTTGACATTGATAAAAACGGGATTGTAAATGTTCGTGCCAAGGATCTTGGTACAAATAAAGAGCAGCAAATTACCATTAAATCTTCAACAGGACTATCTGATGATGAGATTCAAAAAATGGTAAGAGAAGCAGAAGAAAATGCTGAATCTGATAAAAAGCGCAAGGAAGAAGTGGAATTGCGTAATGAAGCTGATCAGCTTGTATTTACAACTGAAAAGACTTTAAAAGACCTTGAAGGTAAGGTTGACGAAGCTGAAGTGGCAAAAGCAAACACAGCTAAGGATGAACTAAAGGCTGCAATCGAGAAGAATGAATTAGAAGAAATCCGCACTAAAAAGGATGCCCTTCAAGAAATCGTTCAAAATTTAACAGTTAAGCTTTACGAAGAAGCTGCTAAACAGGCACAGGCACAACAAGGTGCTCAGGGTCAGGACGGTTCAGGCAAGGATGACAATGTCGTTGATGCCGAATTTGAAGAAGTAAAAGACGATAAATAA